The DNA window GCAGGGTTTTTGGTAAAGCATTACAAAATCCAATTGCGACAGCCGTGATCTCAAGGTCAAGGACCACGCTCTTGAATAAAGACAGTGTTCTTAGAGATTTTCCACAACCACACgcaatgtttttgttattgttgtgtttggGATGaatattaagtttttttttttttgttgatatcACCACCTGTTAGTTAAGTTTTAACTTCTACGTCATCGATCAAAATGCAAATTTACAAACCATCTAATTGAATTCATCTGCATTCTTCACTTTGTCATGTTCATGCAGATGATGAGGTCGacctgcaacacaacacagcacGGAGTGAGGAAGGAAACTCTGGTAGAGGATCCCCTCCTCCGAAAAGCAAAGGCAAATTTTCCAAGATGGGACGGATCTTCAAGCCCTGGaaatggaggaagaagaagcaaagtGAAAAGTTTGCTGAAACATCAATAGGTATGCTGGGCTTAGTATTTTGTACTAGTTGTGTTCATTAACTTGTGctttatttattgatatttCTTCCCTTTCTTCAGCCTTAGAAAGAAAGATTTCTGTTAGAAAGAGTCGCCAAGAGCTGATTTCTAGAGGGGTTCTAAAGGATATCCCAGAAAACGGTAGGCTGACCCTTAGtttaatttgttaaataaatattctaTCCATGAATTGGCTCCATTTTTGACATTAACTGTGTGCCATGCTTGTGTCTTTATCGAACAGAGAGCAATGATGTAAACCACTCCAAAGCTCCACCAGTGAAAAATGGACACCCTGTGCCAATGGACGTTGACAGATTGTCGGAAGCAGGAACACGAGTGTCTCGAGGGGAATCTGACATCAAGGGGAATCCCCTCAAGCTGCCCCTAGTAGATGAACGTCGAAGCAGAGCACCATCTGATGCCTCCCGAAGTAACCGAGCACCATTGGATGTGGACTCTCACGCACGGCTTTCTGTGGACCCAGACAGGAGAAGCCGTCTGCCATCAGATGTTGATAAAAGAGCTGGGTCCTTACCAAGAGGACCTCCACAAGAGGATCGATACCGCAGGGAAGAGAGGCGGGATACCAGAGATGACAGGGAGGACAGTCGAAGGAAGAACAGGGAAGACGTGGAAAGAAGAGACTTGCGAGAGGACAGGGAAAGGGATGGTGGAGTTGATCGAAGGGAAGACAGAGACTTCAGAGAAAGGCGTGAATGGAAagatgacagagagaggagagatggaaaaacagagaaagaaaacagagaaaggagGGATGGTGATGACAGGGATAGGAAGGATAGGGGCGAGAGGGAGCGTAGAGACCGGGACGAACGGGAGGTTAGAGAACGAGCCGAGAGGGAGCGCAGAGATCGAGATGACAGGGAAAGAAGAGACAGGGGGGATGACAGGGAAAGAAGAGACAGGGGGGATGACAGGGATCGAAGGCttgagagggaaaggagagaagagCGAGAAAGggaagacagggagagaaaagatGTACGAGGAGATAGAGATGATGGGGATAGGAGGGATGATCGAGACAGGCGGGATGATCGAGACAGgcgagaagaaaaagagaggagagaggacagggaCAAACGGGAAGACTGGACCAAGAGAGATGAAAGAGAGCGACGAGACGAGCGGGAAAAGAGGGACGAGAAGGACAGGAGAGAAAAGCCTGAGCCTCTACGGTCTGTGGCCGACTCTCAGCCTCTTGCCAGGCCAGTTTCTGAGATTGACCTGCGGCCTCCTCTACAGAAAAGCTCATCCGAAGAGAGCAAGAAGGTGCGTCCAGCTTCAGAGTCTGACAAGAGGACTACCCTGCCCAGATACATACCAGCCGCAGAGTTCAGAGAGCGCTCAGGTAAGAATGTTTCTCATGTGGAGTTTGAGTAGCTAACATAACAATTGATTTTCTCTATTTTGCCAGTTTGTGACATTCAACAAGTAAATAACACTCAAGAAACGAAGTTGATGGTTTTGTTGTGTTGACATCTGAGAGTACTTATCACTGGATTCCCAAAGGAAACACAGGAAAACcaagcttttacatttttcagtgtGGCCTCTATATCAGTTCTTTGCAATGCACTTCATACTGGTGACAGTATTGGAAAAAACTGACATTGCGATATCTTTTATATCTGcaataataaatattttgaaatagaGATAACCATAAAAATGCTCTATTCTATGATATACTTATCAGGCCTGCATGATATTGGAATTTGTACGACGTGTGCACATACTAACCATGACTCAGCTTTatgtctatctgctgttcttcatgttttacacagtacttgtgtttgcaacatgtcctTTCTGACTCCCAAAGATTAACCACTAAATTGGTAGCAATTTATTTTAGGTTGGCTCAAATTCCATAACCATTCCTGTGCGAtttattgaatttgaatttatttatttaatagggacaatgcaatttaacataatttcaatacaaagcatgaaactgatgtgctgcataaagagtatatagctattgctaatttccaactcgtgtccccagttgggcctttgtacATTTGTACCTTTGTGCAACCTTTTGGTGACACAAATGTGTTAATTGGTGTGTTGGCATCACAGAAATAATGCTAATGAAAATCAATGAGGATCATTTTAGTTAGTGGACAAATGAATCCTCTAGAACAGCGGTTTTCAACAGGTCAGAACACACCACCACCTCCTTAACAAGAAATTGTGACCCAAATTTATGAAAATGGTCCACCACTAAAAATGGCTCAGCGACCCACTTTTAGGTCCCGTCCCAGCAGTTGATAATCACTGCTCTGGAAGGTCCAATGACTGTACAAAGAGCGGTAGGATTTCCAGGAAATGCCCCTAAAATCCCTCTGAGATGCTGGTTTACATATGATCCTCACAACTAGAAGTTCAAATTCAAGGgagtctcaggaggcaagacatgacgtaataCAACTATGATGCAGGGCGCCACATGGCCTGGCCGTTgtgttgcgcgccccatgtgctGGCTGTGGTCCTCGTCTCTGCTTCGGTGGGTTCAGGTCACCTTTGATGTAGtttgtttcttaatttttttttaaacatttcttcatgGAACAAAATCATGTTCTTGAGCTCCTCTTAAATATTTGTACAAACCTTTAAACTGATCTACATGTACAGGCCCCTCAAGCTACCAGCAAAGCTTTAGtgctgtccaaaaaaaaaaatctacaaatgGTTATATGGATttacattaaaggctttatttgcaaaaatttgccaaaacaactcgcgctgcattgttgtgttagcatgctaatgctagcgatctttattatgctcgtatcttcacactgcatgtaaatttacccgaaatgactgtgatctagaaacgcttacatgacattcaaataagcagtgagtacagtatgttgttattcttttctctagtccctcaattaaacaacttttatacgcaaggggatgAGTCGGCTGGCCGTCCGGGTgatgtcaacaaactgaagataggactctgaaagcatcacagacagcgggactcggggtgtcacactcattgtagacagtcatgactcagagttattttcagaggatattcttgatttctattatatttaagtgtgacaaatatattatatatatataaagcctttaaagactgCAAGAAGTTTGACTgttatatttcatgtttctaGTGATGTTACGAGATTTGTTTACAGTGTAAATATATTTCAGCAAGACGTGGAAAGGCTCTGTGATCTTTATGTCACTTTATGAAAATTGAAATTTGTGATTTACCCAAAGCAATATTCAAACCAAACGTTCTCTTTGCAGTCCCGTTGCCTCTCACAGTCAGTGAAATAATGTCAGCATAAATAGTTCTGGTCAGAAAAGATTGCATTAGCAATTGTTTTCTTTACAGGGACAAgacacacttttttgttttgcaatcTTGTATGCAAAGACGGAGGAAGCCTTTGAGAGAGGACGATTTTacttgactaaaaaaaaaagacaagaaatcaGTTAGATGTGTGTAATTAAATGGAGGGTCATCAGAGCATTAACTcgagtgtgtgtctatgtcaAAGGTCTTCTGTAGCTAGTTTTCTATTAAGTTCAATCTAATGCATCATATACTTTTTATGTGCTCAAACCAAATAAAACAACTAGCCTGAGCATCCAGGTTGGCATGTGAATGCcttttgttgtattatttttttgttgtactcTGATGTAGGTGGAGGAATCATTTATGTCTTGTTTGttcttgtatttgttttctccAGTTGAGACGTTCGCTGACACACATATGTTCTGTCTCTGGGGCACTACAAACAATGTTTAAGCCTTTTGATGCTGTAAtacagacatactgtatgtactcACTAAAGTCTCCTGATAGTACTGAAAAGACATTTTAGATAAATGTTGAGTGAACTGTAAATCTGACCGGGTTCTCCTGATGCTAATATCTCAGTCAGAAAGCCTTAACAAACGAGAGTAAATATGTAGCTCTGATTCATGGATTAAGGAGAAACACATCAGACCCCTCTGTGCTGCTTTGATCTGTCTCCATGTCTGCTGTGTGTAAACTTCAAACTGATTCATTTTACCCTTCATCCTCTTACAGCTTTAGAAGCTTGATCAGAGTCTCGCTCTGGGTGAGCTCTGAcagctttcccttttttccctgttttttgtgtttgtgatcccccgtttgtgtttctcttatgTCATTTCTTTACAGCAGAGCAACAGTAGAGTTATTGTGACCCCttcttttaatttgtctttgtgtttgtgtttacgtATGGACCCTCTCTGTAGAGTCTGCCGGTGTCCGCTTCACCCCTGACCCTCATCCATCACAAGACTCCAAGCAGGAACCTCCCCCACCCAAACAGGCCCTGCTTCCCCCTAAGCTTCTCACCGCTTCCTCCAATGAGTCCGGCAGGAGTCCAACcccatcctcttcttcctcatcctcctccacctcctctgcttcctcctctgccGCTGTAGCTGTGGCAAAGCCGCCAAGGACAGTCTCCCTTATAGTTGACGAGCCACCTCGACCCCCCCACGCTGCTCCCTCCTCAGCTGACTCTGACACACCGCCCCCTGTTCCTCCTCACGCTAAGCAGCCTCCCGTCCCTCCACCCAAACCCTCCAACCGCAACAGCAACCCTGCACTGCTTGGTGAGTTTGTCGGCGTCTGCTTCTGCAGTTTTATAGGCTTCTGTATACACAGCTGCTTTGGTCTATGGCTCAGATTACAAAGGAAGACGAAAGACAGAAACAACCTCCAAAATAAGCTTTATAAGATTTTAATAGGCTCATGGAAACTTTAGAGACACAGTGGTATAAACTTTCCTGTTAATTACCGGGTTTTAAAAAGTTGCCTCTAAGGTGCTGTAGTCTCACAAGTAAGAAAGGTATTGGTCGTGGCTTTATCGACTTGTTGGATGAAATACATGTTGCAACACACAAGTTAGTTTCAACATACCGTCCCCCAGGGCAGGTGTTTAGTAATTTTTTATTAACTCTTGCCATGGTATGAGATTGATAATAGCAGAGCCAGACAAaggttttctgtattttctgcaaTGTAATCTCTCAAGGGGAATTGCACCTGGTTAACTTTAAGTGCTTATTTTGGCCACTGAAACCGAGATTATGACTTTAAGTTGCCTTTCCAAAAAGGCCTCAGACCTGTCTatgacccttttttttgtgaataatAAACAGAGCTAAGTAGCTCTTTTTAAAGCCACTACATGCCGtcgatttaaaaacaataatcttACCTTGCACAACACACTAGTTGTTGGTCTATAGCTGCCTCAACCACGTAGTCTTTTTGTGCTGGATCTAAGCTTTGTGTCTGAAACCTAAAAgtcacacaacaaaacaaacaaatgaagttcCACATTCTGCAAGGTAGATGTACTATTTTTGTAAATGGAGTTCTCACCTTTGTAACATGTGTGATGTAACGGCTGTTTCTCATTAAAAGGACCATCATTATCCTCCCTGTCAAAAAGGTCTCTAGCTATAGGGATCTTATCTTTAAAATAGGCATACACTAAGAATAACAATATGGGCCTATCAGTGGCAAAAGCAATTATTTATAGGGCTTTCACAATTGCAGAATACTCCTGAAAAGCTCCTGATATTggctggagtttctcctgccagagcCGAGGCAGACatgagaacgcagcagaatataatctggagaattcacctcaagcgAGTAGGAGAGGGGGGTGACGAGGGGGGtctctttttcaaaccaaataCATGTATAGTCTTGTAGCTCAAAGtctcttcattttcattcacaaaacaaaagaactgTTGTGAAAAGTCAGTTGAAGTTGCTATTCACATGATAACTCTGGTGTGCAAGGTTTTAGCCCACACCCATTACTAAGATGGAGATTTGCACTTGTTTTCATGGACAGGCTTAATCATTTTTGGTTTGTGAGGGAAACAAAACGTTTAACAATGATCAAGAACAAATATTCAAACTTCATGtagtatgtttttaatgttatttaagTATAAACTGAGTGTAAGAGATATGCTGCAGCTCGTAGCTGTGTAGGTGTTTTCCAGTATGTTGCTGTTGTGCAGCCATCACTCTGAGGAGAGAACACGCACCGGCTTGTCTTGGCTGCATTTATGCAACGCCAGCACTTCTCTGGAGGTTAGATAGAAACTGACGGGCTTTTAGTATTTCATATCCTTTGTACCAGCTTGCTACAGCTGCTCTTGTTTACAGCCACTCCCAGTGCTGTTCTGTTTGTAACAGTATCTGTGGCAGGGATACATTCCCCCACCATTTGTCAGGCGAGCCTTCCATACATATGTTAGTGGATTTCATTTCTCACTGTCACATTTACAGACTAATGGTATGCGCCTGTTCAGAGCAGCCTTTCTCATTGGCTGTTTGAGATTACTCGGTAATGGACTTTGACATGATTGGAGAGTGTTGGTTTGactgtaaatacacacacacacatacacacacacacacaggcttcatGCATGCaatcctttttctgtttctgtgttgtacaaaaagcttgtttgaaatatgttttgttcGGTACTCTCACAACAAAAGGATTTCATTTCATGATTACcaaaaagacagagacagttTTTTGAGGCTGATCCagaaaattatataaaaaaaatctagtgATGGGAAATCAGcccatgttcatttttttttaaacatggactTTTTAAGAAACAATTTAGATATGAATCCCTCAGATTTATTACTGACTGTCTGTATTTGACCTCTCGTAGTATAAAAATCAACCTGTCAGTGCCTCCTGGTGGAGAAAATTATTGAGACCCAATTTTTAATTACTGTGAACCTAGTTTGGCTATTTGTTACTTCTGTATCATGTTTCTTATCAGCcagcataaaaacaaaagaaagaacaacCTGCAATAACTGATATGAACTGATGTATAGCAGTGTGGGACTCTTTTATTCTTAGGCTCTGGTCACTTTGGTCACAAAGCCGTTAAACTTGGTGGCCAGATGACATTTTTGGttgccaaaatgttttttataaataatacaatGACGGCAATGACGATTCAACACAActttaagaataaataaaagtatgtggtttcggacacagcctatatattttttttaaattattgaagAATCACTGAAATTGAAAGTTTAAGTTCTTTTAAAGATGGTACATTATTTACTCTCTTCCCTATTTGTCAGTAAAACTTTGTTTTGTAGTGGACACCTACTAGCCATCTACTGTacctgttttttaatttattggcCACAGTCACTTTTGGGGTCATTGGCCATAGAGCTAATGGCCATAGAGTTTTAATGTCAAACTGTATACAATCACTTAATCAAAGAAGACTAGACATTTTGTCAATGGGGCACACCACACTGCGGTGTTACTTTATGTTACCAGGGTGAGaaagtgtttcttgtcttaTGTTCAGAACCTCTCTTATATCTGCACAGATGTTCTTAAACATCTCactctgagtgtttgttttgttctttttgcttgttttactgtgcttgtaatctcaaCGGCATtgaaaatgagggaaacctccgTGTCcttttcgagaataaataaaggtttgactATGGGTGTAACTCTGCTTCAAGACCGCGTCAAACCAGGACTGACTTTATCCCCCGCCTTGAAAAATCTACAGAAATGTCTCTCCTAACTTGGAATGTAAATGCAACCCTATCCCTGACATCTCCACTCATTTCTGCCAGCCTCCTCATTGAACAGGGGCTCTAGGGTCAGGCAGCCTTGTTACTGGACCAGCTGGAGACGCCAGAGCGAGCTCGGCCTCTACCTCTCTTTACCTGTGTACATGCGGCACAGGGCCTGCCAGACCTGTTCAGGTACCCTACAAGGAGCCAGATCTCAGTGCATCTTAATTAAGCCTGCAGACTGGACGTAATGATTCACCACCGTCGTTGCTAATGGAATAGCTCACTTCCATTTTAACACTAATAGTGCATTGCATGTGTACTGCAGCCAGATAGTAGGAGCTGTTCTCAGTTCAACTAACTTGACTGTGCAAAGAAAAGACTGCATGCACACTGGCCACATCGAATGTGCAGAATTGTGTTTGTTGATCTCAGAGAATGCCCCTTACAGATAGTTGATACGTGTGTGTTAATATTTGTGTGTCATCCCCTACTGACCCAGCAACCAACAGTAACaggaccatgttttttttctcctcctctaaaGCTTTTGTTGATCTGatggcttgattttttttttttttttaattacactaGCTTGCTTTGCTACATAATGTGCTTTTTAATGTTCTCTGATTgcagttaatacatttttggaTTTTCTGTTTGTGGTGTCATAATTTTGACTCTCAAGCTGAAATTGATTGTTATCATCAAATGAGAAATCTCACTTTGATCCCATGAAGGATGAGCAATTCtctgagaatgtttttttctttacaccTCTGCCTATTTAGGTACATCCAAAGgtaaaagaaagagaatatAATCTGGTGTCAGCATTTTACCTTAGCGGTGAAACTTCATAGCATTTACgcacacaaaatgttttattctgattttgttcttcttctcagAAAGACCATGTTCCTTCAAAGTTGTATAATTGCTTCCACATTTTTTTAGCCAAATTTCCATTTACTTGCAGCTGCGTATACTTACCTTAATGCCACAAAAT is part of the Labrus mixtus chromosome 16, fLabMix1.1, whole genome shotgun sequence genome and encodes:
- the phactr4a gene encoding phosphatase and actin regulator 4A isoform X2; amino-acid sequence: MGQSASSETVPQQLALNNTDDEVDLQHNTARSEEGNSGRGSPPPKSKGKFSKMGRIFKPWKWRKKKQSEKFAETSIALERKISVRKSRQELISRGVLKDIPENESNDVNHSKAPPVKNGHPVPMDVDRLSEAGTRVSRGESDIKGNPLKLPLVDERRSRAPSDASRSNRAPLDVDSHARLSVDPDRRSRLPSDVDKRAGSLPRGPPQEDRYRREERRDTRDDREDSRRKNREDVERRDLREDRERDGGVDRREDRDFRERREWKDDRERRDGKTEKENRERRDGDDRDRKDRGERERRDRDEREVRERAERERRDRDDRERRDRGDDRERRDRGDDRDRRLERERREEREREDRERKDVRGDRDDGDRRDDRDRRDDRDRREEKERREDRDKREDWTKRDERERRDEREKRDEKDRREKPEPLRSVADSQPLARPVSEIDLRPPLQKSSSEESKKVRPASESDKRTTLPRYIPAAEFRERSESAGVRFTPDPHPSQDSKQEPPPPKQALLPPKLLTASSNESGRSPTPSSSSSSSSTSSASSSAAVAVAKPPRTVSLIVDEPPRPPHAAPSSADSDTPPPVPPHAKQPPVPPPKPSNRNSNPALLASSLNRGSRVRQPCYWTSWRRQSELGLYLSLPVYMRHRACQTCSELSQAGSGVIIVPAPEKRSPPTPPKRMTPVTKRHSVDPSPPSQASESPTTDPASAPFQTPPTVQIGENSEDKTNTAALQAFIESLPSPPSHIPPSPPRVQSLQPPNSSSSSGPVPTIQEDPPSTTAEPPSQPPSIPLHILIQRALASPGQAQPNPEGSKRAHSLLFESPPEFLTEAGVPSRLSLPITIEPLRLPEDDDFDMEEEMRKLHPQRPSRQAELEPRCRKGLVVDSRVSVIHEGGGPGDSEEESDSDGPILYRDTDEDDDDEDAPTGGLASRVKRKDTLALKLERQEREERDTQENHDGTSWHNREQWLALRNKIGTTLNRRLSQRPSAEELEQRNILLAKNEADRRLERCEIKRRLTRKLSQRPTVAELQERKILRFHEYVESTHAHDYDRRADKPWTKLTPADKAAIRKELNEFKSSEMEVHEASRIYTRFHRP